ATGGGAACAAATTCCCGTTCCGGGAAGTGAAGCGGAGATTATATCCATCGTAAAGGAAGTCGAGTGTCATGCTTCCTGACATTTTGGATATAGCAAAAAAGCACGGGCTTAGTTTTGATTCCCGATCACTGGGTAAAAAAGAGGTTCGTACCAAATGCCCGTTTTGCCTCGCCGATATCAAAAGAAGGGATAAGTATTATTTATCCCTAAACACCATTGATCAAGTCTTCAAGTGCTGGTATTGTGGCGAATCCGGTGGGGTTTTTCGGTTTATCTCTCTTCTAACTAAAGTACCGGAACATGAAGTAGTTCAAATGTACCAAAGAGAAAATGGAAGAGAAACCGGAAAAAAGAAGTATAAGTATAAACTACACCCGGCGGAAAAGCTAACCACAACCCAATTGAAAATGTTGGGATATCTTGGAAAACCTAATTGGGCTGAATTGAGAAAGAGGGACAAGGATTACTACAAAAGAACCAGAAGCCTTGTTTTAAACGAGTGGAACGATTTTCTTCAATGGGAACGTTATGAGGCGTTTCAATTGTTGATTGTCGGAATCCACTCTTTTTCATACCAAAAAGCGATAGAGTCCATTCGAGATAGGGAGAGAGAAATCGGGGCACCGCTATTGGAAAAAGTGCTTCAAGTCTATTCTCTTTCCAAATGGCCGGAATGGGCAAAAGAGGCGGAGAAATTCGCATTAGAATTTTGTAAAAATAAGCCCTTGCTGACGGGGCATAAAAATAAGTCAGCCGCCCGATAGGGTTGTGAAGGAGGATAAAATGAACAATGTAACATTGGTAGGACGTTTTGTAAAAGACCCTGAATTACGGTACACACAAAGTGGAACGGCGGTAACTCAAGTCAATCTGGCCGTCAATCGTCCCTTTGCCAAAGAAGGACAGCAAGATGTAGACTTCATCCCGATTGTCATCTGGGGGAAAATAGCGGAAGCCACGGCACAGTATACGAAAAAAGGGACGCTCGTTTCTGTACAGGGCTGGATTCAGGTCAGGAAGTATCAAGATCAGCAAGGGAATGACCGATGGGCAACAGAAGTGGTGGCGAATCAAGTTGAATTTTTATCTCAACCGAAAAATGGGAATCAATCGGGCAAAAAGCAAGAAAGTGACCCGTTTGCTGGCACCGGGGATGTCATGGACATTTCGGATGATGACCTCCCGTTTTAGGTTAATATGATCTATTCGTTCAGTCGTCTATCACTATATGAATCCTGCCCATATAAGTTTTACCTTCGCTATATAGAAGGCAGGGAAGAGCCACAGACAGAGCCACGGGCTTTAGGCAAAGCGGTACACAAAGGAATTGAGATGATAATCAATGACGGGATTTCGTTAGAAGAAGCGGTATACAAAGGCTTAGTCGAAACGGACTTCTTCCCTCTCAAAAGAGAAGAAGTTCAGTGGCTGATTCAAAATGCCGGAGCAGAAAAGGGAATGGGGGAGACAGAGGTCTATTTTTGTGTACCTCTGTCTGATTCTCCTTCAGCCCCACAGGTACAAGGGTATATTGACCTCATCACGCCAGAAGGTTTTTTTGTGGATTGGAAAACGAACCGGAAGCCATATGGTGTATGGAATACAATGCAATTGCCACTGTATGCGTGGGCATTGATGAAACTAAGAAATATCCATTCAATTGTTGGCTCACTGTTTTTTCTTCGCTTTAGAAGAAGAGAGAGTACAACCTTTGATTTATCGGATGGAGAAAAAGCGAGGCTATGGGCATATGACACGGCCATGGAGATAGAGGAAAAGCTGTTTTTGCTAGAGATGGATTCATCAAAAGCTGAACAACTTTTTC
This genomic interval from Microaerobacter geothermalis contains the following:
- a CDS encoding single-stranded DNA-binding protein; the protein is MNNVTLVGRFVKDPELRYTQSGTAVTQVNLAVNRPFAKEGQQDVDFIPIVIWGKIAEATAQYTKKGTLVSVQGWIQVRKYQDQQGNDRWATEVVANQVEFLSQPKNGNQSGKKQESDPFAGTGDVMDISDDDLPF
- a CDS encoding PD-(D/E)XK nuclease family protein encodes the protein MIYSFSRLSLYESCPYKFYLRYIEGREEPQTEPRALGKAVHKGIEMIINDGISLEEAVYKGLVETDFFPLKREEVQWLIQNAGAEKGMGETEVYFCVPLSDSPSAPQVQGYIDLITPEGFFVDWKTNRKPYGVWNTMQLPLYAWALMKLRNIHSIVGSLFFLRFRRRESTTFDLSDGEKARLWAYDTAMEIEEKLFLLEMDSSKAEQLFPATPSGLCKYCPFVEECYKNFGRY